One region of Aeromicrobium sp. Sec7.5 genomic DNA includes:
- a CDS encoding TetR family transcriptional regulator, protein MSETSRRLLEAATAAFAAKGFHGTTTRDIATGAGVTPGAVYVHHRSKEELLFQISRHGHEATLALLTSTLEQAPDDPAEQLRALMFEFARWEAVHHTTARIVNYELPALSPEHLAEVMALRQDLRRLVRDLVERGQAAGVFTVTDAGLAVVTLISLCIDIARWFSDEGEWSAEQVAAGVSEAGLRLVGAEPPAR, encoded by the coding sequence ATGAGCGAGACCAGCCGACGCCTGCTCGAGGCAGCCACCGCGGCGTTCGCCGCGAAGGGCTTCCACGGCACCACGACCCGTGACATCGCCACGGGAGCGGGCGTCACGCCGGGTGCGGTCTACGTCCACCACCGGTCCAAGGAAGAGCTGCTCTTCCAGATCTCCCGCCACGGCCACGAGGCGACGCTCGCGCTGCTCACCTCGACGCTCGAGCAGGCGCCCGACGACCCGGCGGAGCAGCTGCGCGCGCTGATGTTCGAGTTCGCGCGGTGGGAGGCGGTGCACCACACCACGGCGCGCATCGTGAACTACGAGCTGCCAGCCCTGAGTCCGGAGCACCTCGCCGAGGTCATGGCCCTGCGGCAGGACCTGCGCCGCTTGGTGCGCGACCTCGTGGAGCGAGGCCAGGCGGCCGGCGTGTTCACCGTGACCGATGCGGGACTGGCGGTCGTCACCCTGATCTCGTTGTGCATCGACATCGCCCGCTGGTTCAGCGACGAGGGCGAGTGGAGTGCTGAGCAGGTGGCCGCCGGGGTCAGCGAGGCGGGCCTGCGACTCGTCGGTGCCGAGCCGCCCGCGCGTTGA
- a CDS encoding sulfite exporter TauE/SafE family protein — translation MSPAEIVAIVLAGVAAGTINAVVGSGTLVTFPTLLAVGIPPVTANVSNTIGLVPGSISGAIGYRRELKGQARRALRLIPASALGAAAGAVLLLVLPAGAFSAIVPALIVLGCVLVVLGPRISAAVARRNTDRGELPAHGTWWTPPAVGLTGVYGGYFGAAQGIILLAVMGIGIDDDLQRLNGLKNILAAVANGVSGLIFIVVADVDWLVVLLIAVGSVVGAQIGAAYGRRLPDVALRIFIVLVGVVALAAFLRG, via the coding sequence ATGAGCCCCGCGGAGATCGTCGCGATCGTCCTCGCGGGGGTCGCGGCGGGCACGATCAACGCGGTCGTCGGCTCCGGCACGTTGGTCACGTTCCCGACCTTGCTGGCCGTCGGCATCCCACCGGTGACCGCGAACGTCTCGAACACGATCGGCCTGGTCCCCGGGTCGATCTCGGGAGCCATCGGCTACCGCCGCGAGCTGAAGGGTCAGGCGCGGCGCGCCCTGCGACTGATCCCGGCGTCGGCCCTCGGAGCCGCCGCCGGTGCGGTGCTGCTCCTGGTGCTTCCCGCTGGCGCGTTCTCCGCCATCGTCCCTGCGCTGATCGTGCTGGGCTGCGTCCTGGTGGTGCTGGGCCCACGGATCTCGGCGGCCGTGGCTCGGCGCAACACCGACCGGGGCGAGCTGCCCGCGCACGGCACCTGGTGGACGCCGCCGGCGGTCGGCCTGACGGGCGTCTACGGCGGCTACTTCGGCGCGGCCCAGGGCATCATCCTGCTGGCGGTCATGGGCATCGGCATCGACGACGACCTGCAGCGGCTCAACGGGCTGAAGAACATCCTCGCCGCCGTGGCCAACGGGGTGTCGGGGCTGATCTTCATCGTCGTCGCGGACGTCGACTGGCTCGTCGTGCTCCTGATCGCGGTCGGCTCGGTCGTCGGTGCGCAGATCGGTGCGGCCTACGGCCGCCGTCTGCCCGACGTGGCGCTCCGCATCTTCATCGTGCTCGTCGGTGTGGTCGCGCTCGCGGCGTTCCTACGCGGCTGA
- a CDS encoding glycosyltransferase, giving the protein MHESPVEHVAVVIPARDEERTVAAAVHAVQTAALNLPPGLTVDVVVVADACVDRTAEVALAAGAHVLVATEGNVGAARALGCAWALDRADDERVTWLACTDADSVVPPRWLLCQLDAATSGAELFLGTVALPRADAARHRRWLRTYRRHRAPGKGTGHGHVHGANLGVHAAAYVAAGGFHDLPVHEDADLVERLLAGGAVPAWADDAAVTTSARHHSRVVGGVATDLADTAA; this is encoded by the coding sequence GTGCATGAGTCACCCGTCGAGCACGTCGCGGTCGTGATCCCGGCCCGCGACGAGGAGCGCACCGTCGCGGCGGCCGTCCACGCCGTCCAGACCGCCGCCCTCAACCTCCCGCCCGGCCTCACGGTCGACGTCGTCGTCGTGGCCGACGCCTGCGTCGACCGCACGGCCGAGGTCGCGCTCGCGGCCGGCGCGCACGTGCTGGTCGCGACCGAGGGGAACGTGGGAGCCGCCCGCGCCCTCGGGTGCGCCTGGGCCCTGGACCGTGCGGACGACGAGCGCGTGACCTGGCTGGCCTGCACCGACGCCGACAGCGTCGTGCCACCGCGCTGGTTGCTGTGCCAGCTCGACGCCGCGACGTCCGGGGCCGAGCTCTTCCTCGGGACGGTGGCCCTGCCTCGTGCGGACGCCGCGCGCCATCGGCGATGGCTGCGCACCTACCGCCGCCACCGTGCGCCCGGGAAGGGGACCGGCCACGGTCACGTCCACGGGGCCAACCTCGGTGTGCACGCCGCGGCCTACGTCGCGGCTGGGGGATTCCACGACCTGCCGGTGCACGAGGACGCCGACCTGGTCGAGCGCCTCCTGGCCGGTGGCGCCGTGCCGGCGTGGGCCGACGACGCCGCCGTCACGACCTCCGCGCGGCACCACTCCCGGGTCGTCGGCGGTGTCGCGACCGACCTCGCGGACACCGCAGCCTGA
- a CDS encoding PIG-L deacetylase family protein: MTDTWRDALAVLPLERPHDPGGRVLVLSAHPDDEVLAVGAWLACQTARPIAFVTATDGEASHPESTSVTSEELRERRPRELIDALSRLGFTDPEVHRLGLPDGGLTTARDDLRDSLEPLVRAADLVLAPFESDGHPDHDVLGEVARELCADGPALWRFPIWTWVWTTPTDEPWLPSARRLVAAPAARDLKRRALDAFVTQVRAVGVDAGDAAVVDDALLRHATEAPEVVVV, from the coding sequence ATGACTGACACCTGGCGGGACGCCCTGGCGGTCCTGCCGCTCGAGCGCCCCCACGACCCGGGCGGGCGTGTCCTCGTGCTCTCGGCGCACCCCGACGACGAGGTCCTCGCCGTCGGCGCCTGGCTCGCCTGCCAGACCGCCCGCCCGATCGCGTTCGTCACCGCCACCGACGGGGAGGCCTCGCACCCCGAGAGCACGTCCGTGACCTCCGAGGAGCTGCGCGAGCGGCGACCGCGCGAGCTGATCGACGCCCTCAGTCGCCTGGGCTTCACCGATCCCGAGGTCCACCGCCTCGGACTGCCCGACGGAGGGCTGACGACGGCGCGCGACGACCTGCGGGACTCGCTCGAGCCGCTGGTCCGCGCCGCCGACCTCGTGCTGGCACCGTTCGAGTCCGACGGCCACCCCGACCACGACGTCCTCGGCGAGGTCGCCCGCGAGCTGTGCGCCGACGGACCCGCGCTCTGGCGATTCCCGATCTGGACGTGGGTCTGGACGACCCCCACGGACGAGCCGTGGCTCCCGTCGGCCCGACGACTGGTGGCGGCCCCGGCTGCCCGCGACCTGAAGCGCCGGGCGCTCGACGCCTTCGTGACCCAGGTCCGGGCCGTGGGCGTGGATGCGGGCGACGCCGCCGTGGTCGACGACGCGCTCCTGCGTCACGCCACCGAGGCGCCCGAGGTCGTGGTCGTATGA
- a CDS encoding SAM-dependent methyltransferase → MTDPAYFERMYTTSDDPWHLATNPYEKRKYDVTVASLPRERYRRAFEPGCSIGLLTALLAPRCDELIATDTVAEPLVTARATVPASHVTFAQSSLPDWPDGELDLVVLSEVLYFLSADVRAQVLAHVVRSLGVDGHVVLVDWRHPFDEAACTGDAAHAEFGASPGLARVVEHVEDDYRLEVFGRA, encoded by the coding sequence ATGACCGACCCCGCCTACTTCGAGCGGATGTACACCACCTCCGACGATCCCTGGCACCTGGCCACGAACCCGTACGAAAAGCGCAAGTACGACGTCACCGTCGCCAGCCTGCCGCGGGAGCGGTACCGGCGCGCGTTCGAACCGGGTTGCTCGATCGGCCTGCTCACCGCCCTGCTGGCGCCGCGGTGCGACGAGCTGATCGCCACCGACACCGTCGCGGAACCTCTCGTCACGGCCCGGGCGACGGTGCCCGCGAGCCACGTGACCTTCGCGCAGTCGTCGCTGCCGGACTGGCCGGACGGCGAGCTCGACCTCGTGGTGCTCTCGGAGGTCCTCTACTTCCTCTCCGCCGACGTCCGGGCCCAGGTGCTGGCCCACGTGGTCAGGAGCCTCGGCGTCGACGGCCACGTCGTGCTGGTCGACTGGCGACACCCCTTCGACGAGGCCGCCTGCACGGGCGACGCGGCCCACGCCGAGTTCGGCGCCAGCCCGGGTCTCGCGCGCGTCGTGGAGCACGTCGAGGACGACTACCGGCTGGAGGTGTTCGGTCGTGCATGA
- a CDS encoding acyl-CoA dehydrogenase family protein, whose protein sequence is MDSRLDDAPRRMFDALRAFLDRAVRPAEATYREQLALQDDPWHWTAPPVLAELQDEAKELGLWNLFLPGDAGAGLTREEHQPLARLAATSPIGPVAINGAEPDTGVMTLLSARGTPAQRRRWLEPLLDARVRSSLASASRGTSIVRDGDEYVVTGLQPAVPGALNPDVRILVVTGQSDPDAAPGRGTSQVLVPRSADGVTVHRSTHVVGGRQEVQPGGLAVLVLDEVRVPVVNLLGDGGHGSVDAPVGLDRSSRRTG, encoded by the coding sequence ATGGACAGCAGGCTCGACGACGCCCCGCGTCGCATGTTCGACGCCCTTCGCGCGTTCCTCGATCGCGCGGTGCGCCCGGCCGAGGCGACCTATCGCGAGCAGCTGGCGCTCCAGGACGACCCGTGGCACTGGACGGCTCCGCCGGTCCTGGCCGAGCTGCAGGACGAGGCGAAGGAGCTGGGACTGTGGAACCTGTTCCTGCCCGGCGACGCGGGGGCCGGACTGACGCGTGAGGAGCATCAGCCGCTGGCGAGACTGGCGGCGACCAGCCCGATCGGTCCGGTCGCGATCAACGGCGCGGAACCGGACACCGGGGTCATGACGTTGCTCTCGGCCCGCGGCACACCGGCGCAGAGGCGACGCTGGCTCGAGCCGCTGCTGGACGCCCGCGTGCGGTCGTCGCTCGCGTCGGCGTCGCGCGGCACGAGCATCGTCCGCGACGGCGACGAGTACGTGGTCACCGGACTTCAGCCCGCGGTGCCCGGTGCCCTGAATCCCGACGTGCGGATCCTCGTCGTCACGGGTCAGTCGGACCCCGACGCGGCCCCGGGTCGCGGGACGAGCCAGGTCCTCGTGCCGCGCAGCGCCGACGGCGTGACGGTCCACCGCTCGACCCACGTCGTGGGCGGGCGCCAGGAGGTCCAGCCGGGCGGTCTCGCGGTGCTCGTCCTCGACGAGGTGCGCGTCCCGGTGGTCAACCTCCTCGGGGACGGGGGCCACGGCAGCGTCGACGCGCCCGTGGGTCTGGACCGGAGCTCTCGCCGGACCGGCTGA